From Thunnus albacares chromosome 22, fThuAlb1.1, whole genome shotgun sequence, the proteins below share one genomic window:
- the tnfsf12 gene encoding tumor necrosis factor ligand superfamily member 12, with translation MHRILQRRRVRKLRVVWASLALVALSLAACSALFTAWTWRQTRDLSQSFKILQDRLEQVNTQRKAIVQLILEKRELLVGQRVKRDGGTSRGRNGNGKKAASHFEITKVSSQQVGEGGVIKGWEERMLNMTKAVRYNKEQGTFTVEKAGVYFLFCQVLFNEQESQYVKLDVVTSDQRPQRLQCLEGYGTTPSAGPHPFHFLKPCQVSGLLRLDKGTELHAITGPSFRLHSVGNPSASPHVFSIFKVN, from the exons ATGCATCGGATTCTGCAGAGGAGGCGAGTGCGCAAGCTGCGGGTCGTCTGGGCTTCTCTGGCTCTGGTGGCTCTGTCTCTGGCCGCATGCAGCGCGCTGTTCACGGCGTGGACTTGGCGACAGACGCGCGACCTGTCGCAGTCCTTTAAGATCCTGCAGGACCGACTGGAGCAG GTCAATACACAGAGGAAGGCCATTGTTCAGCTCATTCTGGAGAAGAGAGAGCTGCTGGTGGGCCAGAGAGTGAAGAGAGATG GGGGGACGTCGCGAGGGAGGAATGGAAACGGAAAGAAAGCGGCGTCTCATTTTGAGA TAACCAAAGTCTCCTCTCAGCAAG tgggaGAAGGTGGTGTGATAAAGGGCTGGGAAGAGAGGATGTTGAATATGACCAAAGCGGTGAGGTACAACAAGGAGCAAGGTACCTTTACTGTGGAGAAGGCAGGCGTCTACTTCCTTTTCTGCCAG gtGTTGTTCAATGAGCAGGAGTCTCAGTATGTGAAGCTGGACGTTGTGACCAGCGACCAGAGGCCGCAGAGGCTGCAGTGCTTGGAGGGTTACGGGACGACTCCCTCCGCAGGGCCGCACCCCTTCCACTTCCTGAAGCCCTGCCAAGTGTCCGGACTCCTGCGACTGGACAAAGGCACGGAGCTGCACGCCATCACAGGCCCGTCCTTCAGACTGCACAGTGTGGGCAATCCCTCAGCCTCGCCTCACGTCTTCAGCATCTTTAAAGTCAACTGA
- the LOC122973656 gene encoding diamine acetyltransferase 1-like, whose product MDYTIRAANVEDCKDITRMIMELAEHEKVTDHVKITQKDLEQDGFSKNPFFHGIIAEVPEQHRTKEGHTKIGYALYFYSYSSWKGRAVYMEDLYVMPEFRGKGIGKALMSKVAQLGLAAGCNLLNFTVLDWNKSSVDFYLRQGCSNITADLGYQYMSCSGEALERLAQP is encoded by the exons ATGGATTACACTATTCGCGCAGCCAACGTGGAGGACTGCAAGGACATAACGCGGATGATCATG GAATTGGCTGAACATGAGAAAGTCACAGACCATGTGAAAATCACACAGAAAG ACTTGGAGCAAGACGGCTTCTCCAAGAACCCATTCTTCCATGGGATCATCGCCGAGGTTCCTGAACAGCACAGAACCAAAGAAG GCCATACGAAGATAGGATACGCACTTTACTTCTATTCCTACAGCTCATGGAAGGGCAGGGCTGTGTATATGGAGGACTTGTACGTGATGCCTGAGTTCAGAG GGAAGGGTATTGGTAAAGCACTCATGAGCAAGGTAGCGCAG CTGGGCCTCGCCGCTGGCTGCAACCTGCTCAACTTCACCGTTCTTGACTGGAACAAATCATCTGTGGACTTTTACCTCAGGCAGGGCTGCTCCAACATCACAGCTGACTTGGGCTACCAGTATATGAGCTGCAGTGGAGAGGCTTTGGAGCGCCTGGCCCAACCTTAA
- the LOC122973657 gene encoding thialysine N-epsilon-acetyltransferase-like: protein MDYIIRAANVEDCKDLTRMIMELAEHEKVTDHVKITQKDLEQDGFSKNPFFHGIIAEVPEQHRSKEGHTKIGYALYFYSYSTWKGRAVYMVDLYVMPEFRGKGIGKALMSKVAQLGLAAGCTKLNFIVLNSNKSSLDFYFRQGCSDVTADLGYHYMSCSGEALERLAQP from the exons ATGGATTACATTATTCGCGCAGCCAACGTGGAGGACTGCAAAGACTTAACACGGATGATCATG GAATTGGCTGAACATGAGAAAGTCACAGACCATGTGAAAATCACACAGAAAG ACTTGGAGCAAGACGGCTTCTCCAAGAACCCGTTCTTCCATGGAATCATTGCTGAGGTTCCTGAACAGCACAGAAGCAAAGAAG GCCATACGAAGATAGGATACGCACTTTACTTCTATTCCTACAGCACATGGAAGGGCAGGGCTGTGTATATGGTGGACTTGTATGTGATGCCTGAGTTCAGAG gGAAGGGCATCGGTAAAGCACTCATGAGCAAGGTAGCGCAG CTGGGCCTGGCTGCCGGCTGCACCAAGCTCAACTTTATTGTCCTTAACAGCAACAAATCGTCTCTGGACTTCTACTTCAGGCAGGGCTGCTCCGACGTCACGGCTGACTTGGGCTACCACTATATGAGCTGCAGTGGAGAGGCTTTGGAGCGCCTGGCCCAACCCTAA
- the LOC122973658 gene encoding thialysine N-epsilon-acetyltransferase-like yields the protein MDYTIRAANVEDCKDLTRMIMELAEYDKVSDEMTITEKDVEQDGFSKNPFFHGIIAEVPEQHRTKEGHTKIGYALYHYSYSTLGRRSVFMMELYVMPEFRGKGIGKALMSKVAQLGLAAGCTGLNFIVLDWHKSSLDFYYKQGCINATTDLGYHCMICSGEDFEHLAQP from the exons ATGGATTACACTATTCGCGCAGCCAACGTGGAGGACTGCAAGGACTTAACACGGATGATCATG GAATTGGCTGAATATGATAAAGTCTCAGACGAAATGACAATCACAGAGAAAG ACGTGGAGCAAGACGGCTTCTCCAAGAACCCGTTCTTCCATGGAATCATTGCTGAGGTTCCTGAACAGCACAGAACCAAAGAAG GCCATACGAAGATAGGCTATGCGCTTTACCACTATTCCTACAGCACACTGGGGCGCAGGTCTGTGTTTATGATGGAGCTGTATGTGATGCCTGAGTTCAGAG gGAAGGGCATCGGTAAAGCACTCATGAGTAAGGTAGCGCAG CTGGGCCTGGCTGCCGGCTGCACCGGGCTCAACTTTATTGTTCTTGACTGGCACAAATCATCTCTGGACTTTTACTATAAGCAGGGCTGCATCAACGCCACGACTGACTTGGGCTACCACTGTATGATCTGCAGTGGAGAGGATTTTGAGCACCTGGCCCAACCTTAA